The Clostridioides difficile genome has a segment encoding these proteins:
- a CDS encoding PrsW family intramembrane metalloprotease codes for MKGKLPMKLDLFLLAVVPILIGMFWIRSKDKYCREPLIHLIKFFMIGAFLSVIIILLENLLMKFNVFEGYSELLYVSFIVAGLVEEGVKALILIPALIKEKHFTEKLDGIIYSVFLSLGFATIENIVYVFSESGNLALQVGINRAVISIPAHVMFAITMGYYISKYKFEANEFKKREYLFMAVLIPILLHGVFDFILMIEYRWAIILFIVYVIILWKINLDKLEKYMNNSKKVFFGNLKKKKRK; via the coding sequence TTGAAAGGAAAATTACCTATGAAGCTGGATTTATTTTTATTGGCAGTAGTACCTATATTAATAGGTATGTTTTGGATAAGATCTAAAGATAAATATTGTAGAGAACCGTTAATTCATTTAATTAAATTTTTTATGATAGGTGCTTTTTTAAGTGTTATAATTATTCTTTTAGAAAATCTATTAATGAAATTTAATGTGTTTGAAGGGTATTCAGAATTATTATATGTATCATTTATAGTTGCAGGTCTTGTGGAAGAGGGAGTAAAAGCTTTAATACTAATTCCTGCATTGATTAAAGAAAAGCATTTTACTGAAAAACTAGATGGTATTATATATTCTGTATTTTTATCTTTAGGGTTTGCAACAATTGAAAATATAGTTTATGTTTTCTCTGAAAGTGGAAATTTAGCACTACAGGTGGGTATTAATAGAGCAGTTATATCCATTCCAGCTCATGTAATGTTTGCTATTACTATGGGATATTATATTTCTAAGTATAAGTTTGAGGCGAATGAATTTAAGAAACGTGAATACTTATTTATGGCTGTATTAATTCCGATTTTATTACATGGAGTTTTTGATTTTATATTGATGATAGAATATAGATGGGCTATTATATTATTTATAGTTTATGTAATAATTTTGTGGAAGATAAATTTAGATAAACTTGAAAAATATATGAATAACTCTAAAAAAGTGTTTTTTGGAAACTTAAAGAAAAAGAAAAGAAAATAA
- a CDS encoding indolepyruvate oxidoreductase subunit beta yields MKKVKNVLLSGVGGQGTVLASKILSAGLIDAGYDVKMSEVHGMAQRGGSVTTQVRYGEKVHSPILGKGDVDVLVSFETMEALRYLDFLKPDGKLVVNDYEMPSAPILTGRVDYPENIIDDIKEKVDVTVVKAVDIARGLGNEKVMNVVLLGALIKALKLENDIDWEKIVSQQVKPKFIEINIKALKEGMNI; encoded by the coding sequence ATGAAAAAGGTTAAAAATGTATTGCTATCAGGAGTAGGAGGTCAAGGTACTGTTTTAGCAAGTAAAATACTTTCTGCAGGGCTTATAGATGCTGGATATGATGTTAAGATGTCGGAAGTTCATGGTATGGCTCAAAGAGGTGGAAGTGTAACAACACAAGTTAGATATGGAGAAAAAGTACACTCTCCTATACTTGGAAAAGGAGATGTTGACGTATTAGTTTCATTTGAGACTATGGAAGCTTTAAGATATCTTGATTTTCTTAAACCTGATGGCAAATTAGTAGTAAATGATTATGAAATGCCTTCCGCACCAATTTTAACAGGTAGAGTGGATTATCCTGAAAACATAATAGATGATATTAAAGAAAAAGTGGATGTAACAGTAGTAAAGGCAGTTGATATTGCCAGAGGCCTTGGAAATGAGAAGGTTATGAATGTAGTACTTTTGGGAGCATTGATTAAGGCTTTAAAGTTAGAAAATGACATAGATTGGGAAAAGATAGTATCACAACAGGTTAAGCCTAAGTTTATAGAAATTAATATAAAAGCTTTAAAAGAAGGAATGAATATTTAG
- the sleC gene encoding spore cortex-lytic germination protein SleC gives MQDGFLTVSIIDATNNRPIQNATVNIYSMSNGSQSSSTLYQNLISNESGQVTGLVLPAPDVDYSLQPSEVRPYSQYIVEAIADGYETVVIEGTQLLATIEARQGVPMFPRTRSKRSFSRQSELIFDIGEHTLYGTYPPKIPESNLKPLPPPTGFVVLDNPVVPEFIVVHDGLPENTSAANYWIPFKEYIKNIASSEIYSTWPEQTIYANVIAIISFTLNRVFTEWYRNKGYNFTITSSTAYDHKFINNRNLFEPINVAVDAIFNTFIKRPPTARQPLLAQYCDGQKSQCPDQMTQWGSKDLGDQGYDYEAILRYFYGDEIVFEKAPVVSGVPVSFPGTTLQVGSSGQYVRTIQNQLNAISNSYPAIPKVREDGIYGTDTENAVKTFQGIFGLPQTGVVDFKTWYEISRVYVATTRIASLNPLI, from the coding sequence ATGCAAGATGGTTTCTTAACAGTAAGTATAATTGATGCTACTAACAATAGACCCATTCAAAATGCAACAGTAAACATATATTCAATGTCTAATGGTAGCCAAAGTTCATCAACTTTATACCAAAACCTAATAAGTAATGAATCTGGTCAAGTGACTGGATTAGTATTACCCGCACCAGATGTAGATTACTCTCTACAACCATCTGAGGTTAGGCCTTACAGCCAGTATATAGTAGAAGCGATAGCAGATGGATATGAAACAGTTGTCATAGAAGGAACACAATTACTAGCTACAATTGAGGCGAGACAAGGAGTTCCTATGTTTCCTAGAACAAGAAGCAAGCGTTCCTTCTCAAGACAAAGCGAATTGATTTTTGATATAGGAGAACATACTTTATATGGTACTTATCCTCCTAAAATTCCAGAAAGTAACTTAAAACCTTTGCCACCACCTACTGGTTTCGTTGTATTAGATAACCCTGTAGTACCTGAATTTATAGTAGTTCATGATGGTTTGCCAGAAAATACATCAGCTGCAAATTATTGGATTCCATTTAAAGAGTATATTAAAAACATAGCTTCATCTGAAATATATTCAACTTGGCCTGAGCAGACAATTTATGCAAATGTAATAGCGATAATATCATTTACTTTAAATAGAGTCTTTACTGAATGGTACAGAAACAAAGGATATAATTTTACAATAACCTCATCAACAGCATATGACCATAAATTTATAAATAATAGAAATCTATTTGAACCAATTAATGTAGCTGTAGATGCTATATTTAATACATTTATAAAAAGACCTCCTACAGCAAGACAGCCATTATTAGCTCAATATTGTGATGGTCAAAAATCTCAATGTCCTGATCAAATGACTCAATGGGGTAGTAAAGACCTAGGTGACCAAGGATACGATTATGAAGCAATACTAAGATATTTCTATGGAGATGAAATAGTATTTGAAAAAGCTCCTGTAGTTAGTGGTGTACCAGTATCATTTCCTGGAACTACACTACAAGTTGGTTCTTCTGGACAATACGTTAGAACCATACAAAATCAGTTAAATGCTATATCTAATTCCTATCCAGCTATACCAAAAGTGAGAGAAGATGGCATATATGGCACAGATACAGAAAATGCTGTAAAAACGTTCCAAGGAATTTTTGGTTTACCTCAAACTGGAGTGGTTGACTTTAAGACATGGTATGAAATATCTAGGGTTTATGTAGCTACAACTAGAATAGCTTCTTTAAATCCTCTAATTTAG